Below is a genomic region from Persicimonas caeni.
TCCAAGTCAAAGAGCCCACGCCCGAGGAGTTGGCAAATAGCCCGTGCGGCAATCCTGACTGGGCCCAACTTCCTCCCGGCGCCGAGGACAAGGCGCCCTCGAAGGAAGCCCAACCGGCCGAAGAAGGCGCCGAGCCGGCAGATACGCCCCCGTCCGACGCGCAGCCTGCCGAAGAGGCTACCGGGGAAGGCGAACAGTCGAGCAAGGTCGAGCTGTACCCCAAAGATCAGCCCTGCACCTGACAACATGAAACGATTTATCACCGTCGAAGAGGCGCGCCAGCAGATCCTGGAGCGCCTTCCTCGTTTGTCCACCGAGCGCATTTTCCTCTCGCAGGCGCTCGGGCGCATCCTCGCCGAGTCCGTCGAGGCGCCGACCGACTCTCCACGCTTCGATAACTCGGCGCGCGATGGCTACGCGCTGCGCTTCGACGATCTCGAAGGAGACCGCCCTACTCTGTCGGTCATCGGCACCGCCGCAGCCGGCACGATCAGCGATCTGCACGTCGAGCCGGGTACGGCCGCGCGCATCATGACTGGCGCTGTGGTCCCCGAAGGCGCCGACACCATCGTGATGCAGGAGTATTGCGAGGTCGACGAGGACGCCGGCACCGTCACTGTGCTCGAGGTTCCCGAAAAGGGTCGGGGCGCATGGGTGCGCAAGGCCGGCGAGAATATGGCCGCAGGCGAAGCCGTGCTCGAGCCGGGCGCTCGCCTCGGCGCCCCCGAGGTGGGTCTGCTGGCGAGCTTCGGTCGCTCGGTCATCGAGGTCTCGCGCCGCCCCCGCGTCGCTATCGTGAGCACCGGCGATGAATTGGTCGAACTCGACCAAGAGCCTCAACCGGGCCAGATCATTAACAGCAACGCCTATATGCTCGAAGCCCTCGTTCACCAAGCAGGTGGTGAGGCGGTGGTCCTGCCACCGGCTGCCGACACTGAGGAGGCCGTGCGTGACACCTTCGAGCAAGCGTTGCAGTCGGCCGACATCGTGGTGAGCAGCGGCGGCGTGTCGGTCGGCGACTTCGACATCACCCGCGAAGTGGTCGACGAGCTGACCGGCGGCATGAACTTCTGGAAGATTCGCATGAAGCCGGGCAAGCCGCTCGCCTTCGGCACCGCCGACACCGACGGGCGAGATGTCCCGCTCATCGGCCTTCCGGGCAACCCGAACTCCTGCTTTGTCTGCTTCCACCAATTCGTGCGGCCGGCGCTGGCGGTCATGCAGGGCGTCGCCCGCGACGGCGTCGTCCCGAGGCGCCTCGACGCGATTCTAGCTGGCCCCGTGCAGACCACGCCCAAACGCCGTGTCTACCTGAGCGGCACATTGCGCGGCCGTGTGGGCGACAAACCGGAGTTTGTGCCCTTCGACAACCAAAACTCGGGCAACTTACGCCTCTTCTGTGGGGCGGAGGCGTTCGGCGTTTGCGAAGAAGGTGTGGCGAGGATGGAGGCCGGGGATGAGATCGCCGTCGAGTTGATTGAACTCTAGTCAGACGGAATTGGGATGATCGCTGGACGTCGAATGCCGAATCCGCTGCGTGACGTCGCTCTTTTCGTCGTGCTCGCGGCGCTTTCGACCGCTTGCGGCAATTCGCAGTCGTATCGTTCGTCCCCGCCCCTACCACCGATTGAAGTCTCGACACCATCGCTTTCGGCAGAGCAACGCGCAGCGTCGCAAGCCATGGCGCTGCGGCGAGCTCGGGGCTGCGACGATGTGGCCCGGGCACTCGCCAATATCGACGCCGAACAAATGCTGAGCGGGCCCTACCGTCCGAGTCGGGGGCAACTCCTCATTCTCCGGCACACCGACACCCAGATGGCGGCCCCATTTCTCGCTCCCCGCCGGGACGACGCCTGGCAACCGCCGACATCCGCAGAGAAGAGCTCGAGCATCGCACTGTGGCCGTTCGCAGGTGTATCCCAAACTGTCGTCGCCGACCGACCCTACGGCATTGACGGTTCGAGCATTGTTCTCGAGTCAGAAGAGACGGGAGCGCAGCAAACCGACAAAGTCAGCATCTGGACGGCGCCGTACTCGCTCGTCGGCTCTTGGTTGGGTTCGTTCACCCGCGATCACCATTACCTGGTGCTCGTGAATGTCGAGCGTACGTCCTACAAGCCAGGGCGGCCCTGGTGGCAGACCTTTCGCTCCCGTATCGATCTGTTGCGACTCGAGTCTCCTACCCACGCTCGGCAGGTCGCGCATGTCGAGACTCCGGGCCGCATAACGTGGGCCGATGTGCGCGACGGGCACCTCCTGTTCGCATCGAGCACCCCGATTGAGGGTCGACTTCGAAAGCTCTCGGCCAATGAGAAACGAAAGCTGTCGACCGAGAAAGAGAAGAGACTGACTTACGAGCAGCGCGCCGAGCGTCGCAAGGCGTGGCTCGACACGTACTGGGGTGAGAATGCCGATGAGTATCGCCAGTTGACCCTTCCTGTGCTCCAATCGCGACGTAGCGGCAAGCTGCAGCACGAACGTCTCGGCTGCAAGGATATCGCCCTTCCCGGCCCATCCACTGCGCCCCTCCGCGTCAAACATGCCAGTCTGCTGATCCTGAATGCAATCGACCTGCGCACGGGGCGAAGTACCTCCAGGCAGGGATTTCTGGGAGGAAATTGGAAGCTAGTGTCGTGGGGAAGCTCCCTGCTGGCGGCCTGGGCGAGCGATCCCTACACGTCAGACGCCGACGAGACCTATCTGCACCTCTTCGATACGAGCACGCCATCCGGCGGCGTCGACTACCGAGCCCGAGGCACCGTAGACGGTTTGCTGCTCGGAAACGAGTCAATGCACGCCCTCAACCGAGATGCGTATCTTTTAGGGCTGCGACAACTCGGCCCACCTCGAGGAGATCCGTGGAGAGCGCCCGGAAAGACCGTGGTGCAGACCGTGGCCCGTCAAGGTGAGGTCTTGGCGTGCATCGACAGGGAGGAGATTCGCCCGGCACCTCGATCCTACCACGCACGCACCGCCGTGGTGGGCCTTGAAAAAGGACTCGTCTTCGCTCTCCCGTTCCACGATGAGCAAGTGGCAGTCGCGGATGCATCGGATCCCGGAAAGCTGCAGCGCCTGCGCCCCGTCAATGAGAACGATCCAGTAGTCTTCGCGCGTGCGAACACACCCAACACTTGGTTTACCGTGACTCGGTCGAGCACCCCCGGGCCAGCGACCATCGTCACGCTCTATTCGAACGCTGACGACGAGGTGCCCCGAAGGATACGGCGCGCGCGCTGCGCGCTCGAGTTGCACACCAACTACAACGAACCAGCAACGGCGACGTATGACCCGAGGACCAACCATCTTCGCCTCCACCACCCGAAGGGAGGGCAAGTACTCCTCCACATCGCGGCCGATGGCATCACGAAGGCAAGTGGACCAGGAACCTGTAAGTTTTCCGATTGAGCATCAGGGCGAGGAGAGAGCCACCAACTCGGCGTCCGTCAAGTTACGCCGACCCGTCGACTCGACGAGCGCCTCGAGCGCGGCAACGCGCCGGTAGAAGCGCTCGCGGCGCTGCAGATCCATCGTGCGGGCGGCACCGTATCCGGCGTAGAACGAGCGCACCAATCCATCATCACAAGCCAGGCCGTCGAGCCACAACAGGCGGGCGAGATCGGCCTCGGGGGGGAGGAGTCGCGCTCCGTCGAATCCGGTCAGTGCGGTGATCGTACGGCCTGTCTCGTCGACCCAAAAGTGCTGCGGGCCGAAGGCACCGTGGTTGAGGCTGGGCGCGTGGCGCGGGTGAAATGCCGCAAGCTCCGCGCGTAGGTCTCCTATCGTTGCCAGAAGCTGGCTCCGAACCTCTTCGTCGAGGTCGCGATGGCGAATTTGCTCGGCGAAATGCTCGAGGCGGTGAGCGATATAGCCGTTGAAAGTGTTCCAGCGGCCAATATGGCCGTCTCGATCGGGATCGACCATGTCGCCATACTCGCGCGGAACCTCGATCTCGTGGAGCTTCCGCGCGAGCTCGCCAGCTTCACGCGCCAACCCCCGAGCTCGCTCCGCGTCGAGTTCGGTCACCGAACCCACCCCTTCCCTTTCGAGATAAGTCGTCAGCGGCATGCCGTCGACGTCGTCGACGAGACACCACTTTAGACCGGATTCGATCAGCTCCGGCACCGCAAAGAGCATCCCCGCACGCTCGGGGCGATGAGCCCACGCCGCCCGCTTGGCGAGCAGTGCTTCGTCCCACACGTACAGCAATGCTGATCGCTGATCGTCGAGGTGCACGCGCACACGCAGCCCGCGCCCCTCGACAGCGGGATCTTCGGTTGGCTGCCAAGGCTGCGCGGCCAACACTTCTTGGAGCACGTCGACGGCTTTGAGGGCGTCCTGAGACATCGTTGACTCACTTCCAAGACGACAAAAAACAAGACGACAAAAGAGGTGCGCCCAACCTACTGGCACGCCTTCGGCAGATCTTCTTCGCGATCTTCGTACATCGCCTCGACCGTACGCAGGATGGTGCGGCAGGTATCCGGGTCTTTGACGCCTTGAGCAATCTCGCCGCAGGCGCTGCCGACTCCTTCCTCATCTTTGATCGCCTCGCAACAGCGAGACATCTGGCGACATTCTTCGGCTTTGCACCCCGCAAGTGCGCCCAGACTCAGGCTCACAGCGAGACTCAACACCACGATCGATGAAATCCTTTTCATAGCGATTCCGTTGTAACATGAGGATACTTTGCGAACGAGCCAATTCCGACTACGATGGCCATGAGACTCTCTGCAACTCGACTGCTCTGGAGCCGCGAACGACACCGAGGCGTGCGTGTCTGACACGAATACAGCTCCCGTGATGCTTGGCAAGTACGAACTGGTGACCAAACTGGCCACCGGGGGCATGGCCGAGCTGTTTCTTGCCCGCGAGCGTGGCCTTGCCGGCCTGGAGCGCCTCGTCGTCATCAAGCGCATCCTGCCTCATCTGGCCGACGATCCTTCCTTTATCGACATGTTCCTTCGGGAAGCAAGGATCATCGCCAGACTCAACCACCCCAATGTCGTCCAAATCTTCGAGCTCGGCGAAGAGAATGGCGACTACTATATTGCCATGGAGTATATCCACGGCAGCACGGTGCGTGAAATGCAGGTGCTCGCCGAGCGCGACGGCACCTCCCTGCCGGTGCAGGTGGCTCTGTCAGTCGTCGACCAAGCTTGTCGAGGCCTGCACGCTGCCCACGAGCTTCGTGACTTGGAGGGCAGCCCCCTCGAGCTCATTCACCGAGACGTCTCCCCGCACAACCTGATGTGCACCACCGAAGGATTCGTCAAAGTACTCGACTTTGGCGTGGCCAAGGCATCCCAGGGCGTCGAGGCGACTCACTCCGGTCACCTCAAAGGCAAATTCGCCTACATGTCTCCCGAACAGTGCAAGGGGCTGAAGCTCGACCGGCGAGCGGACATCTTTGCACTCGGCATCGTGCTGTGGGAGGCGCTGACCGATCGTCGCCTCTTCAAGCGCGAAAAAGATCTCGACATGATGCGGGCGGTCGTCCAAGAGCAACCCGAGCCTCCGAGCACCTACAATCCCGCGGTGCCCGATGTGGTCGATCGCGTGGTGCTCAAGGCCTTGGTCAAAGATCGCGACCAACGCTATCAGACCGCCGAGCAGATGCGCCGTGCGCTTATCCAAGCCGCACGTGCCAGCGGGCTTGCGTTCGGCGAAGACGTTCTGGCGGAGTTTCTCGAAAAGATCGCCGGCGAGGAGTTGGCCGAGCGTCAGGCGACGATGCACGACGCCCTGGAGCGCTCCCTGACCTCGAACGAAAAGCGCAACCTGATTCACGTGACGGGCTCGGACTCGCGCTCGGCAGTCAGCGGCTCCCAGCGACAGGGCCAAGATCATATCGCCACGGTCGTCGATCGTCCTGCTGACAGTGGTTCATTCCCCGAGTTGCGCCGCTCGCCGTCGGGAAGCGGCAGCCTCCCCTCCGGGGTGCGGGCGTTCGACGCAGGAGACTCCCACTCGCAGTCCGGCTCTCATCCAAGCGCCCAGTCCGATCTGCGGACGACCGCGACGATGGATGAGCAGAGCATCGATATGGGAGCCCCGCCGCCGAACATCGGCGGTCGCGCCGCTGATGACTCGAACGGCAAGACGCTGGCGTTGATCGCCGGCGTGACCGTGGCAAGCGTCATCGCCGCAGCTTTCTTCTTCTGGCCTCAAATCAAGGGAAGTGAGCTGGGCCAAAAGCTGCTCGGTGAGGAAAAGGCGTCTCCCATTCTCATCGGCGATCCCATCCGCGTCGGCTGGGCTCCGATCGCGACGCCCGATGTGCTCGAAAAGGAGATTCAGCCCATCCAAGCGTATATGGAGAAAGAGCTCGGGCGTCCGGTGCCGATGGAAGTCACGAGCAGCTATGAGGAGTTGTCCAAGGGGGTGCGTAACGGCGACTACGACATCGCCATCTTGCCTCCCCTGCTGTACGTGCAGACCAAGAAAGCGGAGCCCAAGATCCGCCTGCTCGCCATTCGCCAGTTCGGCGGCTCGACGTCGAGCGACGCCCTCTTGCTAACCCGCATGGACTCCCAAGTCAGCTCGTTGGCCGACCTGGAGGGCAAAACCTTTTGTTTCACAGACCGCAACTCGACCACCGGTAACTTCCTGCCGCGCGCCTACTTGAAGCGCCAAGGCCACAACCCCGGCGAGTTTATCGGCGAAGTGGTGTGGAGCGGCAATCACCTTCAAGCGTTGCGTGATTTGGTCGCCCAAAAGTGCGACGCAGCGGCAACCTACTCGGGCTCGTTTCTGACCGCAGGAAAATTCGGCGTCCCGGTCGGAAAGATCCGCCAACTCGCGATCACGGGCCACGTGCCCCAAGATTCGGTGGTCGCAGCCCCGGACACCCCTGACTCCGTCGCCAAGGATCTGGAGCGTGTGCTGCTCGACTTCGATCCCAAAGAGGACGCCGGGGTCGAAACCGTCGGGGAAATCCTGCAGATCACCGGCTTTTCGGACGGCTCCGACGAGGCGTTCGATGATCTACGCGATGCGGTGGAAAATAACGACGAGCTGCCCGAACGTCTGGCGCCCAAGGAAGACGGCGCTCAAGCCGAAAAGGGTAAAGACTAAGCTCTAAAAATGCCCCGGGATCTTGTCGATGATCGCCGGCAGTACCCGGTCGGCGAATACCTCAACCAACTCCCCGTCGAGCTTCTTGGCTTCGGCCTCCGCTCGCAAAATCGCTACGCCCCGCTCGGGCGTGGCCGCCTTGCGGTACGGACGATCAGCTGCCGTCACCGCGTCGAAGATGTCGGCGATGGTGAGCATGCGTACCTGCGGAATGATCTCGTCGGCGTCTAGCCCCTGCGGGTACCCGCTGCCGTCGAGCTTTTCGTGGTGCGCACCGGCAATACAGGGTACTTGCTTGAGCTCGTCGCCCCACGGAATGCGTTCCAGGTAATCTTGGCTACGCTGGGCGTGGGAGCGCATATCTTCCCACTCCTGCTCGTTGAGTGTCCCCTTCTTGATGGTGAGGTTCTCGATCTCCTCGGCGGTCAAATACGGATGCCGCTGGCCACAGGGGCTGAGGAAGAAACGCTCGCCGAGCTTCTCGACCCGCTCGATCTTCTCGTCCTCCAGAAAGGGCGCCGCGGCCACCTCGTATAACCAGTTGAGCGTGCCGTCGAGCTCATCGCAGAAGGATTGATAGCGCGCTTCGAGCTGATGAAACTTGGTCGGAGGCATCGGCTCTCGGCTGTTGCCAAAATGGCCCCGGATCATGCGCTGGTACTCGAGGGCCTTGATGGTCTCGAAGCGTTGGCCAATCA
It encodes:
- a CDS encoding phosphotransferase family protein, giving the protein MSQDALKAVDVLQEVLAAQPWQPTEDPAVEGRGLRVRVHLDDQRSALLYVWDEALLAKRAAWAHRPERAGMLFAVPELIESGLKWCLVDDVDGMPLTTYLEREGVGSVTELDAERARGLAREAGELARKLHEIEVPREYGDMVDPDRDGHIGRWNTFNGYIAHRLEHFAEQIRHRDLDEEVRSQLLATIGDLRAELAAFHPRHAPSLNHGAFGPQHFWVDETGRTITALTGFDGARLLPPEADLARLLWLDGLACDDGLVRSFYAGYGAARTMDLQRRERFYRRVAALEALVESTGRRNLTDAELVALSSP
- the phnD gene encoding serine/threonine-protein kinase — its product is MSDTNTAPVMLGKYELVTKLATGGMAELFLARERGLAGLERLVVIKRILPHLADDPSFIDMFLREARIIARLNHPNVVQIFELGEENGDYYIAMEYIHGSTVREMQVLAERDGTSLPVQVALSVVDQACRGLHAAHELRDLEGSPLELIHRDVSPHNLMCTTEGFVKVLDFGVAKASQGVEATHSGHLKGKFAYMSPEQCKGLKLDRRADIFALGIVLWEALTDRRLFKREKDLDMMRAVVQEQPEPPSTYNPAVPDVVDRVVLKALVKDRDQRYQTAEQMRRALIQAARASGLAFGEDVLAEFLEKIAGEELAERQATMHDALERSLTSNEKRNLIHVTGSDSRSAVSGSQRQGQDHIATVVDRPADSGSFPELRRSPSGSGSLPSGVRAFDAGDSHSQSGSHPSAQSDLRTTATMDEQSIDMGAPPPNIGGRAADDSNGKTLALIAGVTVASVIAAAFFFWPQIKGSELGQKLLGEEKASPILIGDPIRVGWAPIATPDVLEKEIQPIQAYMEKELGRPVPMEVTSSYEELSKGVRNGDYDIAILPPLLYVQTKKAEPKIRLLAIRQFGGSTSSDALLLTRMDSQVSSLADLEGKTFCFTDRNSTTGNFLPRAYLKRQGHNPGEFIGEVVWSGNHLQALRDLVAQKCDAAATYSGSFLTAGKFGVPVGKIRQLAITGHVPQDSVVAAPDTPDSVAKDLERVLLDFDPKEDAGVETVGEILQITGFSDGSDEAFDDLRDAVENNDELPERLAPKEDGAQAEKGKD
- a CDS encoding molybdopterin molybdotransferase MoeA, encoding MKRFITVEEARQQILERLPRLSTERIFLSQALGRILAESVEAPTDSPRFDNSARDGYALRFDDLEGDRPTLSVIGTAAAGTISDLHVEPGTAARIMTGAVVPEGADTIVMQEYCEVDEDAGTVTVLEVPEKGRGAWVRKAGENMAAGEAVLEPGARLGAPEVGLLASFGRSVIEVSRRPRVAIVSTGDELVELDQEPQPGQIINSNAYMLEALVHQAGGEAVVLPPAADTEEAVRDTFEQALQSADIVVSSGGVSVGDFDITREVVDELTGGMNFWKIRMKPGKPLAFGTADTDGRDVPLIGLPGNPNSCFVCFHQFVRPALAVMQGVARDGVVPRRLDAILAGPVQTTPKRRVYLSGTLRGRVGDKPEFVPFDNQNSGNLRLFCGAEAFGVCEEGVARMEAGDEIAVELIEL